A window of the Branchiostoma lanceolatum isolate klBraLanc5 chromosome 13, klBraLanc5.hap2, whole genome shotgun sequence genome harbors these coding sequences:
- the LOC136447089 gene encoding putative defense protein 2, which produces MRAVFSFLLVLALSASVSAYPNGAPRATCDSMHPVHGHKPQPGTGGYGVFPEPDFTGTRTKWTITLNGTSAFHGFLLEARSTRGGKIVGSWSHLPPRTKALDCGGVHGSAVTHHNHKRKDMNNISFTWTASSCKDAPVYFKATFVKHYTKIYEGITSDVLNDVCLRPPKCQDCDVSKAGQRKVLGLARARCRGAMRANTLKNGK; this is translated from the exons ATGCGAGCCGTGTTTTCTTTCCTGTTGGTCTTGGCGCTAAGCGCGTCTGTGTCCGCCTACCCCAACGGCGCACCCCGTGCCACTTGTGACTCCATGCACCCTGTCCACGGGCACAAACCTCAGCCGGGGACGGGAGGGTACGGGGTCTTCCCCGAGCCGGATTTCACGGGGACCCGGACGAAATGGACGATAACGCTGAACGGCACGTCGGCGTTCCACGGGTTTCTTCTCGAGGCCAGATCGACTCGTGGAGGGAAGATCGTCGGGAGTTGGTCGCACCTACCACCGAGGACGAAGGCGCTGGACTGCGGTGGCGTCCACGGGAGTGCCGTGACGCACCACAACCATAAGAGGAAGGACATGAACAATATTTCCTTCACCTGGACAGCGTCTTCCTGCAAGGACGCTCCGGTCTACTTCAAGGCGACTTTTGTCAAACATTACACGAAGATTTACGAGGGCATCACGTCGGATGTGCTGAACGACGTCTGTCTGCGCCCGCCTAAATGCCAG GACTGTGACGTGAGTAAAGCGGGCCAGAGGAAGGTGCTAGGACTGGCCCGTGCGCGGTGCCGCGGCGCCATGCGTGCCAACACACTCAAAAATGGTAAGTAA
- the LOC136447088 gene encoding putative defense protein 1 yields MAAFLALFVLVCGTYVEGWPSGAPVSQCESMRTGHGLPPRDGYGGHGVFLTPTPTPGEWTVTLNGTAGFRGFLLQARTETGGDIVGTWVDPPPGTKLLDCGGSAGSAVTHSNPDRLSFQNLNFIWKASSCDSPAVYFQATVVTTYAQLYEEVRSEVLRNVCIQPTPAPASDPVESTSGDAHSSLGADCMAPREILNGYVHEGPAEVHGGDTVTRTMHYTCEEGHELVGQERIMCQTAATMPTELQKRAPQGQVTTAHMDAAGITTDPPDRWVAIVHLRLVRILISKKMLG; encoded by the exons ATGGCAGCGTTTTTGGCCCTGTTTGTCCTTGTTTGTGGCACATATGTGGAGGGATGGCCGTCGGGAGCGCCGGTGTCGCAGTGCGAGTCCATGCGGACCGGGCACGGTCTGCCCCCGAGAGATGGCTACGGCGGCCACGGTGTGTTCCTCACCCCGACGCCGACGCCGGGCGAGTGGACAGTCACGCTGAACGGCACCGCCGGGTTTCGCGGGTTCCTCCTCCAAGCCCGTACCGAGACGGGTGGCGACATCGTCGGGACCTGGGTCGACCCTCCCCCGGGGACGAAGCTACTCGACTGCGGTGGTTCTGCAGGCAGCGCGGTGACTCACAGCAACCCGGACCGACTGTCTTTTCAAAACCTTAACTTTATTTGGAAGGCAAGCTCATGCGACAGCCCAGCAGTCTATTTCCAGGCTACAGTTGTAACAACATACGCCCAACTGTACGAAGAGGTCCGGTCAGAAGTCTTGCGTAACGTCTGCATCCAGCCTACCCCCGCTCCGGCGTCCGACCCCGTTGAAAGCACATCGGGCGATGCTCACTCATCCCTCGGCGCAGACTGCATGGCGCCCCGAGAGATACTCAACGGATACGTCCATGAAGGCCCAGCGGAAGTGCATGGCGGCGACACAGTCACCAGGACGATGCACTACACCTGTGAGGAGGGGCACGAGCTCGTCGGACAAGAAAGGATTATGTGTCAG ACGGCAGCCACTATGCCCACAGAGCTACAGAAGAGAGCGCCACAGGGGCAAGTCACCACAGCTCACATGGACGCCGCGGGCATCACCACAGATCCTCCCGACAGGTGGGTAGCGATAGTGCACCTGCGTTTGGTTCGCATCCtcatctccaagaagatgttggGTTAG